The following coding sequences lie in one Arthrobacter sp. PGP41 genomic window:
- a CDS encoding siderophore-interacting protein — MKTRETAAAKTMNTEPMTLAFEVTVTSVQELSPNFRRITFGGYSLRDFGVHGETLDLRIKLMIPSLAADGSPLPLPVFEMSQAGWYREWLAMDPAVRGSMRTYTVRQSRLDAVYPEIDVDFVMHFDHFGNGGPAANWALNAKPGDAITIIGPNNRAAHCVTAETYSGIEWRPGLAQRILLAGDETSVPAISAILESLPEYMSGHAFLEVPEAGDFLELTSPADVEITWLARGASIGRSRPHGELLQDAVRKAVPVPGWVGIKAADGGAGPDPEDVNVDVDILWETPARMETAGIAATKNPGRPAGAMPFYAWIAGEAAVIKDMRRYLVRDVGIDRKQVAFMGYWRQGKAEL; from the coding sequence ATGAAAACCCGGGAAACTGCCGCCGCAAAGACGATGAACACCGAGCCCATGACCCTGGCGTTCGAAGTCACTGTGACATCGGTCCAGGAATTGAGCCCCAACTTCCGCAGGATCACGTTCGGCGGGTACTCCCTGCGGGACTTCGGCGTCCACGGCGAAACGCTGGACCTCCGGATCAAGCTCATGATCCCGTCCCTCGCGGCGGACGGCAGCCCGCTGCCCCTCCCGGTGTTCGAAATGAGCCAGGCCGGCTGGTACCGGGAATGGCTCGCCATGGATCCCGCCGTTCGGGGCTCGATGCGGACCTACACCGTCCGGCAGTCGCGCCTTGACGCTGTCTACCCGGAGATCGACGTCGACTTCGTGATGCACTTTGACCACTTTGGCAACGGCGGGCCGGCCGCCAACTGGGCCCTCAACGCCAAGCCGGGCGACGCCATCACCATCATCGGGCCAAACAACAGGGCCGCGCACTGCGTCACCGCCGAGACCTACTCAGGAATCGAATGGCGCCCCGGACTGGCGCAGCGCATCCTGCTGGCCGGCGACGAGACATCGGTCCCGGCCATCTCCGCCATCCTGGAAAGCCTGCCGGAATATATGAGCGGGCACGCCTTCCTGGAAGTCCCCGAAGCCGGCGACTTCCTCGAACTGACCTCACCCGCCGACGTCGAAATCACCTGGCTCGCACGGGGCGCCTCGATCGGACGGTCCAGGCCGCACGGGGAACTGCTCCAGGACGCGGTGCGGAAAGCAGTCCCCGTGCCCGGCTGGGTTGGCATCAAAGCGGCCGACGGCGGTGCGGGCCCCGATCCAGAGGACGTCAACGTGGACGTGGACATCCTCTGGGAGACCCCCGCGCGGATGGAAACAGCCGGGATCGCGGCCACCAAGAACCCCGGCAGACCGGCCGGCGCCATGCCCTTCTACGCCTGGATCGCCGGGGAAGCCGCCGTCATCAAGGACATGCGCCGCTACCTGGTCCGGGACGTCGGAATCGACCGGAAACAGGTCGCGTTCATGGGCTACTGGCGCCAGGGCAAGGCCGAGCTGTAG
- a CDS encoding ABC transporter ATP-binding protein, giving the protein MAVLNAKDLTLKYDQRCVVDGLNAEIPEGKVTMIVGANACGKSTLLRGLSRLLKPAAGTVALDGKDIHSLPARQLARTLGLLPQHPTAPDGITVRDLVGRGRYPHQGFFRSWSPQDEAAVQRALEATETLALAGRNVDELSGGQRQRVWIAMALAQETDVLLLDEPTTYLDLAHQVEVLDLVTDLNRRRGTTVAIVLHDLNLAARYADNVIAMKGGAVVAVGSPSEVVTEGLVRNVFGLESRVIPDPITGTPLVIPIGRHRVPANELELVS; this is encoded by the coding sequence GTGGCAGTTCTCAACGCCAAGGACCTGACGCTGAAATATGACCAGCGCTGCGTGGTGGACGGGCTCAACGCCGAAATCCCGGAAGGCAAGGTGACCATGATCGTGGGTGCCAACGCCTGCGGGAAGTCCACCCTCCTCCGCGGGCTGTCCCGGCTCCTCAAACCTGCGGCCGGCACCGTCGCCCTGGACGGCAAGGACATCCACTCGCTGCCCGCCCGCCAACTGGCCCGTACCCTGGGCCTCCTCCCGCAGCACCCCACAGCCCCGGACGGCATCACCGTGAGGGACCTGGTGGGCCGCGGACGCTATCCGCACCAGGGCTTCTTCCGGAGCTGGAGCCCGCAGGACGAAGCTGCAGTGCAGCGCGCACTGGAAGCCACCGAGACGCTGGCCCTCGCCGGGCGGAACGTGGACGAACTCTCCGGCGGACAGCGGCAGCGGGTATGGATTGCCATGGCCCTTGCGCAAGAAACCGACGTGCTCCTCCTGGACGAACCCACCACCTACCTGGACCTCGCGCACCAGGTGGAAGTCCTGGACCTCGTGACGGACCTGAACCGGCGGCGCGGCACCACCGTTGCCATCGTCCTGCATGACCTGAACCTGGCCGCCCGGTACGCGGACAACGTCATCGCCATGAAGGGCGGAGCCGTGGTGGCAGTCGGGTCACCCTCCGAGGTGGTCACGGAGGGCCTGGTCCGCAATGTCTTTGGCCTCGAGTCCCGCGTTATCCCCGATCCCATTACCGGAACACCCCTGGTCATTCCCATCGGCCGCCACCGCGTCCCCGCCAACGAACTGGAGCTCGTTTCATGA
- a CDS encoding FecCD family ABC transporter permease, whose translation MTKTPVDLSDAAPTTGFKGPQLTGQRRGRLRVNRTAVLAAAVVILFAVSVLLGSYTVTIPDFFKILIGHLTGGEKIPGASFIVMENKLPRAVIGTMIGVAFGLAGALFQTMLRNPLASPDVIGISYGASAAAVTAIVIFGASGAAVSGAALAGALGVAALIYAISSGAMGGTGRGDAAGNRLILAGVGIAAALHAVVSFLMTRADIRTAADALVWLNGSLNSASWDRAGVLALALTVLIPSVAAIAGPLRILELGPDAAAGLGVRVGATRLALVIIAVSLAAVATAAAGPVSFVAFLAGPIARRLTGKASLPASALVGALIVLAADYLAANLAPLLLGGTVLPVGVITGALGAPFLLWLLVTANRKEA comes from the coding sequence ATGACCAAAACCCCCGTCGACCTGTCAGACGCGGCTCCCACAACCGGCTTTAAGGGACCACAACTGACAGGGCAACGCCGGGGACGGCTGCGGGTGAACCGGACCGCCGTCCTCGCCGCCGCCGTCGTAATCCTCTTCGCAGTGTCCGTGCTGCTGGGCAGCTACACCGTGACCATCCCGGACTTCTTCAAAATCCTTATCGGGCACCTGACAGGCGGGGAAAAGATCCCCGGTGCCAGCTTCATCGTGATGGAAAACAAGCTGCCGCGTGCCGTCATCGGCACCATGATCGGTGTGGCGTTCGGCCTGGCCGGAGCCCTGTTCCAGACGATGCTCCGCAACCCGCTGGCCAGCCCGGACGTGATCGGCATCAGCTACGGCGCCAGTGCCGCCGCCGTGACCGCCATCGTCATCTTCGGCGCGTCCGGCGCGGCCGTCTCCGGGGCAGCGCTTGCCGGCGCGCTCGGTGTCGCGGCGCTGATCTACGCCATCTCCAGCGGCGCCATGGGCGGAACCGGCCGGGGGGATGCTGCCGGCAACCGGCTCATCCTGGCGGGAGTGGGCATCGCCGCCGCGCTGCATGCCGTGGTGAGCTTCCTTATGACCCGCGCCGACATCCGCACCGCAGCGGATGCCCTCGTCTGGCTCAACGGCTCCTTAAACTCCGCCAGCTGGGACCGGGCAGGGGTGCTGGCCCTTGCCCTCACCGTCCTTATTCCCTCCGTTGCAGCCATCGCCGGCCCGCTGCGCATCCTGGAGCTTGGCCCGGATGCCGCCGCGGGCCTCGGCGTCCGCGTCGGTGCCACGCGCCTGGCGCTGGTCATCATCGCCGTCTCGCTCGCGGCCGTGGCGACGGCGGCAGCCGGCCCTGTCTCGTTCGTCGCCTTCCTGGCCGGGCCCATTGCCCGGCGCCTTACCGGCAAGGCCAGCCTCCCGGCGTCGGCCCTGGTGGGTGCCCTCATTGTCCTTGCGGCGGACTACCTGGCCGCCAACCTTGCACCCCTGCTGCTGGGCGGCACCGTCCTGCCGGTGGGCGTCATCACCGGTGCGCTCGGTGCCCCGTTCCTGCTGTGGCTCCTGGTCACGGCCAACCGAAAGGAAGCCTGA
- a CDS encoding FecCD family ABC transporter permease, translating into MTDSTTTAARQEPAPGTFVPGTGPAVHAPGRTFGGPRAAWLLAAVVVLALLAGASLAIGARGLPLATVWQALIAFDPANGDHAVVHARIPRTVLGLVAGGALGLAGAAMQGVARNPLADPGIMGVNAGAALAVVTGIYVFGIASLSGYIWFAFVGAAAAAVVVYLIASLGRDGATPVKLALAGAALNAGLYSLMNVILVSSQDTLDRFRFWQVGGIAGRDWSVVLSGLPFLAAGALIVLLTGRVLNSLALGDDIARGLGQRVGLARAVTALGIVLLCGSATALAGPIAFVGLVIPHAVRFLTGPDYRWILPFSLVLAPALLLGADIIGRVVLLPGEVPAGIMTALVGAPVFVWLIRRSKGAGL; encoded by the coding sequence ATGACGGACAGTACGACGACGGCGGCCCGCCAGGAGCCGGCGCCCGGCACCTTCGTGCCGGGCACGGGGCCTGCAGTACATGCCCCCGGCCGCACGTTTGGAGGGCCGCGCGCCGCCTGGCTGCTGGCCGCCGTCGTTGTACTTGCCCTGCTTGCCGGGGCCTCCCTGGCCATTGGCGCGCGGGGCCTTCCCCTGGCCACCGTTTGGCAGGCGCTCATCGCGTTCGACCCCGCCAACGGTGACCATGCCGTGGTCCACGCCCGTATTCCCCGCACGGTCCTTGGCCTGGTGGCCGGCGGTGCGCTGGGCCTTGCAGGTGCAGCCATGCAGGGCGTGGCCCGCAACCCGCTGGCTGACCCCGGCATCATGGGCGTCAACGCCGGTGCCGCCCTCGCCGTGGTGACCGGAATCTACGTCTTCGGCATCGCCTCCCTCTCCGGCTACATCTGGTTCGCCTTCGTGGGGGCGGCTGCTGCCGCCGTGGTGGTGTACCTCATTGCCTCGCTCGGCAGGGACGGGGCCACCCCGGTGAAGCTCGCCCTGGCGGGCGCCGCACTGAATGCGGGCCTCTACTCCCTGATGAACGTCATCCTGGTCTCCAGCCAGGACACTTTGGACCGGTTCCGCTTCTGGCAGGTGGGCGGCATCGCCGGGCGCGACTGGTCCGTGGTGCTCTCCGGACTTCCATTCCTTGCCGCGGGAGCACTCATTGTGCTGCTGACCGGCCGCGTCCTCAACAGCCTTGCCCTCGGCGACGACATTGCCCGCGGCCTCGGCCAGCGCGTGGGACTGGCAAGGGCCGTCACTGCCCTGGGAATAGTGCTGTTGTGCGGTTCCGCCACTGCCCTTGCCGGGCCCATCGCCTTCGTGGGCCTGGTCATCCCGCACGCAGTGCGCTTCCTCACCGGCCCCGACTACCGCTGGATCCTGCCGTTCTCCCTGGTCCTCGCACCGGCGCTGCTGCTGGGGGCCGACATCATCGGCCGCGTGGTCCTCCTTCCCGGCGAAGTCCCGGCCGGCATCATGACCGCCCTCGTCGGAGCACCGGTCTTCGTCTGGCTGATCCGCCGCAGCAAGGGGGCCGGACTGTGA